In Nocardioides sp. zg-1228, a single window of DNA contains:
- a CDS encoding ABC transporter ATP-binding protein, translating to MPPASPAVEIDGLVMAYGDKVAVDGLSLEVARGSVTAVLGPNGAGKTTTLETCEGYRAPQRGTVRVLGLDPQRDRAALHPRIGVMLQSGGAWSGVRAVEMLEHMASLHARPLPTGMLVGRLGLADCGRTPYRRLSGGQKQRLGLAIALVGRPELVFVDEPTAGMDPQARRTTWELLEEVRADGVTVVLTTHHMDEAEHLADRIHIIDRGTVIASGTPAELTRGGRSATIRLVVNRPFPEGAPESLRAELGPDTEVRQLDEVSMLVHGPADGSTLGRVSRWCEHHEVLPQTLTLGQRTLEDVFLELTGRELAP from the coding sequence GTGCCACCCGCCTCCCCCGCCGTCGAGATCGACGGCCTGGTGATGGCCTACGGCGACAAGGTGGCCGTCGACGGGCTGTCGCTCGAGGTGGCCCGCGGCTCGGTCACCGCCGTGCTGGGCCCCAACGGGGCAGGCAAGACGACCACGCTCGAGACGTGCGAGGGCTACCGCGCTCCGCAGCGCGGCACCGTGCGCGTGCTCGGCCTGGACCCCCAGCGCGACCGCGCGGCGCTCCACCCCCGGATCGGGGTGATGCTGCAGAGCGGCGGTGCGTGGAGCGGCGTACGCGCGGTGGAGATGCTCGAGCACATGGCCTCGCTGCACGCCCGCCCGCTCCCCACGGGGATGCTCGTGGGGCGGCTCGGCCTCGCCGACTGCGGGCGGACGCCCTACCGTCGGCTCTCGGGCGGCCAGAAGCAGCGGCTCGGGCTCGCCATCGCGCTGGTCGGGCGCCCCGAGCTCGTGTTCGTCGACGAGCCGACCGCCGGCATGGACCCGCAGGCGCGGCGCACGACGTGGGAGCTGCTCGAGGAGGTCCGCGCCGACGGGGTGACCGTCGTGCTGACGACCCACCACATGGACGAGGCCGAGCACCTCGCCGACCGCATCCACATCATCGACCGCGGCACCGTGATCGCGAGCGGCACACCGGCAGAGCTCACCCGCGGTGGGCGCTCAGCGACCATCCGGCTGGTGGTCAACCGGCCCTTCCCCGAGGGCGCGCCCGAGTCGCTCCGCGCCGAGCTCGGCCCGGACACCGAGGTCCGCCAGCTCGACGAGGTGAGCATGCTCGTCCACGGTCCCGCCGACGGCTCCACGCTCGGTCGGGTGTCGCGGTGGTGCGAGCACCACGAGGTGCTGCCCCAGACGCTGACCCTCGGCCAGCGCACCCTGGAGGACGTGTTCCTCGAGCTCACCGGACGGGAGCTGGCGCCGTGA
- a CDS encoding ABC transporter permease, whose amino-acid sequence MSTTPTPDTGLTAVGTAGAARSTGMFAPDPGAASLAAMVLTQARMEARLMLRNGEQLLLAIVIPVIVLVGGVVAAARLDRTVDGRAAIDVLAPGVLALAVMSTAFTSVAIATGFERRYGVIKLLGSSPLPRHGLLLGKVVALLSVVALQLVVLVAVALVMGWEPSLDHPARTLLGVALAVALGTAAFASLGLLVAGALRAEATLALANLVYLLLMAGGGIVLPASTYGAAGAFVEWLPSGALGEAMRAALVHASIDARSLLVLAAWTLLGTLLTARTFRWE is encoded by the coding sequence GTGAGCACGACACCGACTCCGGACACCGGGCTCACCGCCGTCGGCACCGCCGGTGCCGCTCGCTCCACCGGCATGTTCGCGCCCGACCCGGGTGCGGCGTCGCTGGCGGCGATGGTGCTGACCCAGGCCCGGATGGAGGCGCGGCTGATGCTGCGCAACGGCGAGCAGCTGCTCCTCGCCATCGTGATCCCGGTGATCGTGCTCGTGGGCGGCGTCGTGGCAGCCGCGCGCCTCGACCGCACGGTCGACGGCCGCGCGGCGATCGACGTCCTGGCCCCGGGCGTCCTGGCGCTCGCCGTCATGTCGACCGCGTTCACCTCGGTCGCCATCGCCACCGGCTTCGAGCGGCGCTACGGCGTCATCAAGCTGCTCGGCTCGTCGCCGCTGCCGCGCCACGGCCTGCTGCTGGGCAAGGTGGTGGCGCTGCTCAGCGTCGTCGCGCTCCAGCTCGTGGTGCTGGTCGCCGTCGCCCTCGTCATGGGGTGGGAGCCGTCGCTCGACCACCCGGCCCGCACGCTGCTCGGCGTGGCGCTCGCCGTGGCGCTCGGCACGGCGGCCTTCGCCTCGCTCGGGCTCCTCGTCGCCGGCGCGCTCCGGGCCGAGGCCACTCTCGCGCTGGCCAACCTCGTCTACCTGCTCCTCATGGCGGGCGGCGGCATCGTCCTGCCCGCCAGCACCTACGGCGCCGCCGGCGCGTTCGTCGAGTGGCTGCCCTCGGGCGCGCTCGGCGAGGCGATGCGCGCGGCACTGGTGCACGCGAGCATCGACGCTCGATCCCTGCTCGTGCTGGCGGCGTGGACGCTGCTCGGCACGCTGCTCACGGCACGGACCTTCAGGTGGGAATGA
- a CDS encoding COX15/CtaA family protein, with product MGHTLLDRLARFLWPLAVANLLANIGIVVTGAAVRLTGSGLGCPTWPRCTDESYVAHGELGMHGAIEFGNRLLTFVLAAVAVLCFLAAVGARHRRATRLSFVVGLGIPLQAVLGGITVLTDLNPWIVAGHFLVSMAIIMVCVALLDELRSPSRGLAPALPRTLAWANLAVGWVVLYLGTVVTGAGPHAGDTDSPRNGLDPAVVSQVHAIAVYVLVALTVALLVVALRGGHRWLAQVTALVLLIEVLQGVLGWVQYWLELPIGLVALHMLGAGLLAAGLARIALAVLPHQGSAEARADGEPQRLAATRIVPS from the coding sequence ATGGGACACACCCTGCTCGACCGTCTCGCACGGTTCCTCTGGCCCCTCGCGGTGGCCAACCTGCTCGCCAACATCGGCATCGTCGTCACCGGCGCCGCCGTGCGGCTGACCGGCTCCGGACTGGGCTGCCCGACGTGGCCGCGCTGCACCGACGAGTCATACGTCGCGCACGGCGAGCTCGGCATGCACGGTGCCATCGAGTTCGGCAACCGGCTGCTCACCTTCGTGCTCGCGGCGGTGGCGGTGCTGTGCTTCCTCGCGGCCGTCGGCGCCCGGCACCGACGGGCGACGCGGCTGTCGTTCGTCGTGGGCCTCGGGATCCCCCTGCAGGCCGTGCTCGGCGGCATCACCGTGCTCACCGACCTCAACCCGTGGATCGTGGCCGGCCACTTCCTGGTGTCGATGGCGATCATCATGGTCTGCGTCGCGCTGCTCGACGAGCTGCGCAGCCCTTCGCGGGGGCTGGCTCCGGCCCTGCCGCGCACGCTCGCCTGGGCCAACCTCGCCGTCGGCTGGGTGGTGCTCTACCTCGGCACGGTCGTGACCGGAGCGGGCCCGCACGCCGGCGACACCGACTCCCCGCGCAACGGCCTCGACCCGGCCGTCGTCTCACAGGTCCACGCGATCGCGGTCTACGTCCTCGTCGCGCTCACCGTCGCGCTGCTCGTGGTCGCGCTGCGTGGTGGGCACCGGTGGCTGGCGCAGGTCACGGCGCTCGTGCTGCTGATCGAGGTGCTCCAGGGCGTCCTCGGGTGGGTGCAGTACTGGCTGGAGCTCCCGATCGGCCTGGTCGCGCTGCACATGCTCGGCGCCGGCCTGCTCGCGGCGGGGCTGGCCCGCATCGCGCTGGCCGTGCTGCCCCACCAGGGCTCCGCGGAGGCGCGCGCGGACGGCGAGCCGCAGAGGCTCGCCGCCACGCGCATCGTCCCCTCCTAG
- a CDS encoding class F sortase, whose amino-acid sequence MAALTLGVTVAAGQGVAHAAPDRLTIARTGTDAVVVKVPARNDTLAVGDRLRGAVYTWAKGDPPCDPTGSTVYAGHAWRAGNGVADHWATLRRGDRITVAGCRFEVTKREFWSARRRMGSLYSVAGPARIVLVGCKADDYAKRTVIFARKL is encoded by the coding sequence GTGGCTGCGCTCACGCTCGGCGTGACCGTGGCGGCCGGTCAGGGCGTGGCTCACGCCGCCCCTGACCGGCTCACGATCGCGCGCACCGGCACCGACGCCGTGGTGGTCAAGGTGCCGGCGCGCAACGACACGCTCGCCGTCGGCGACCGGCTCCGCGGCGCCGTCTACACCTGGGCCAAGGGCGACCCGCCGTGCGACCCCACCGGCAGCACCGTCTACGCCGGCCACGCGTGGCGCGCCGGCAACGGGGTGGCCGACCACTGGGCGACGCTGCGGCGCGGCGACAGGATCACCGTCGCCGGCTGCCGGTTCGAGGTCACCAAGCGTGAGTTCTGGTCGGCCAGGAGGCGGATGGGCTCGCTCTACTCGGTGGCCGGGCCGGCCCGCATCGTGCTCGTCGGCTGCAAGGCCGACGACTACGCCAAGCGGACGGTCATCTTCGCCCGCAAGCTGTGA